A portion of the Bdellovibrio sp. ArHS genome contains these proteins:
- a CDS encoding DUF3419 family protein, translating to MAKEYFSDLNYTLSNEDTRIEFELLPANAERVFSIAGSGARCLPLMAKNPKYLDVIDMSVSQLYLCELRLQAMKTLTYEEYLFFMGYRGALQGGSDKGDDREALYKKLTLSEEARNYWNERVSGWKPHGFILLGRWESHFQKLGYLFREVLQCDFGKVFAAQSLEEQIELYEKHWPKLRWNSFIKVAASEYVFNKFLYKGHFSGKAEHKTEQRSPSQFIMEEFERIFRTQLVRKNYFMQILFLGRIAYEEGLPLEAHFETVEAVKKSRTEVRYLHGNLLVELPKHAYDFISLSDTISYLSESDANQILQKLSPETRSQSQMVIRSFMRAPTAIDTRDWEPLSDRNQWAQSKDGTGVYQFHIFRKK from the coding sequence ATGGCAAAAGAATATTTTTCCGACTTGAACTACACCTTGTCCAATGAAGACACACGAATTGAATTTGAACTGCTGCCCGCGAATGCGGAGCGTGTTTTCAGTATTGCTGGCTCTGGCGCGCGCTGTCTTCCCTTGATGGCGAAAAATCCCAAATACTTGGACGTCATTGATATGTCCGTCAGTCAGCTTTATCTTTGTGAGCTGCGCCTTCAGGCGATGAAGACGCTGACTTATGAAGAATATCTTTTTTTTATGGGATATCGTGGGGCCTTGCAGGGGGGGAGCGATAAAGGCGATGATCGCGAAGCACTTTATAAAAAGCTGACGTTGTCGGAAGAGGCGCGAAATTACTGGAACGAGCGCGTTTCGGGATGGAAACCCCATGGATTTATTCTTTTAGGACGCTGGGAATCTCACTTTCAGAAGCTGGGTTATCTTTTCCGCGAAGTTCTACAATGTGACTTCGGCAAAGTGTTCGCCGCGCAAAGCCTGGAAGAGCAGATTGAACTTTATGAAAAGCATTGGCCGAAACTTCGCTGGAACAGTTTTATTAAAGTGGCCGCCAGCGAATATGTCTTCAATAAGTTTTTATACAAAGGTCATTTTAGCGGCAAAGCGGAACATAAGACTGAACAGCGATCCCCATCGCAGTTCATCATGGAAGAGTTCGAACGCATTTTCCGCACGCAATTGGTTCGCAAAAACTATTTTATGCAGATTCTTTTTCTCGGGCGTATTGCTTATGAAGAAGGTCTTCCTTTAGAAGCTCACTTTGAGACCGTCGAGGCCGTCAAAAAGTCCAGAACGGAAGTTCGCTATCTGCATGGGAATCTTTTGGTAGAGCTTCCTAAACATGCGTATGATTTCATCTCGTTATCAGACACCATTTCCTATTTGTCTGAATCCGATGCCAATCAGATCTTACAAAAGTTATCCCCCGAAACGCGCAGTCAAAGTCAAATGGTCATCAGGTCCTTTATGCGAGCTCCCACGGCCATTGATACGCGTGATTGGGAACCTTTGTCTGATCGTAATCAGTGGGCGCAATCCAAGGACGGCACGGGAGTTTACCAGTTCCACATCTTCCGCAAGAAGTAG
- a CDS encoding tail fiber domain-containing protein, whose amino-acid sequence MFSAMAATGPGPMLTYEGVLTDSSDTPITTAQNVTFEILQNGSCILYRETQTVNPGSLGQFSVVVGVGNRTDATGNTLEKVFAVSGNVNCDGSSAVTAAGPSSRSLRISVGATVLTPDVTITTVPYAIQAQRLGDKQVSDFILASGTSTQANVDALTALYPNINALLNIYPATAPATGSVLIGNGATFQTGSIVAGAGINISNSASSIVISATGGGGTGTVTEVTAVAPLTVTNGTSTPALSLPQASGTANGYLSMADWNSFNSKLSNALSTGSIFVGNAANQAAAVTMSGDATLSSAGVLSLSAISTPGTYSKVTVDAKGRVTSGAALAPADIPGLPWAQITSGLPSNLAGYGITDAIKNAGGTPSIQSGLDLDRPTIGTVGRLYVATDTQKIYRDNGSSWDLLSSGISTGATGIAGGDLSGTYPNPAVAKIQGREVASTTPAAGNVLRYSGTTWTPSSLAMGDLTGVLPVAQGGTGANALSPNRLLISNGAGTAITHLTCAAGQMLVFDAAAIASCSSFAASTVILRDGNSYGSAMTIGTNDSQDLNFETVGAARMTVTSTGRVGIGTTNPLSKLDVTSDGSSSIIRATTVSTQASDYSSFYGYAARGTLGSPTHPLSGQGIAGFYGANAINPLGYAGMTISASEDHTGSAQGMALDLVVTKNATTTPVSGLRIANDGKVGFGTFSPFFKVHVSDDLTTTPLGITSANSTATGLRLQNTSGSNMSAWNIGQVGNASSWGNLGTLAFKHDAVSTPIMTLIPYGGTNGGVGINMTTFTGYALYVNGAATGTSWTNLSDRRYKKDIATLPEALNKVLQLRGVSFVWDQENFPDKKFQEGQDIGVIAQEVEAVYPEAVTTSADGYKSVAYSKLVAPLIESTHELYGMCKAQASQIASLERKIASLEEAKALNEERLQNLEKENAALKKDLELIKQKLGL is encoded by the coding sequence ATGTTCTCAGCGATGGCCGCGACGGGGCCTGGGCCGATGTTGACTTATGAAGGTGTTTTGACGGACTCCTCAGACACTCCCATAACCACAGCTCAGAATGTGACCTTTGAGATTCTTCAAAATGGCAGCTGTATTCTTTATCGCGAGACTCAAACAGTCAATCCTGGTTCGCTGGGGCAATTCAGCGTCGTTGTTGGGGTCGGAAATAGAACGGATGCAACGGGAAACACTCTTGAAAAAGTTTTTGCCGTCAGTGGCAACGTGAATTGTGACGGCTCTTCGGCCGTAACTGCGGCGGGGCCTTCATCTCGTTCTTTGCGCATTAGTGTTGGCGCGACGGTGTTGACGCCCGATGTGACGATCACGACGGTCCCCTACGCAATTCAGGCTCAGCGTTTAGGCGACAAGCAGGTCTCTGATTTTATCCTGGCATCAGGAACTTCCACGCAGGCGAATGTCGATGCTTTGACGGCGCTTTATCCCAATATCAATGCGCTTCTGAATATCTACCCCGCAACAGCGCCGGCGACGGGAAGCGTTCTTATTGGAAATGGCGCTACTTTTCAAACGGGCAGTATCGTTGCCGGTGCAGGTATCAATATTTCAAACAGTGCGAGTTCCATTGTGATCTCTGCCACAGGTGGCGGTGGCACTGGGACAGTCACAGAGGTGACGGCCGTGGCGCCATTGACGGTCACAAATGGAACGTCCACACCGGCGCTTTCGCTTCCTCAAGCCAGTGGTACCGCCAATGGTTACTTGAGTATGGCTGATTGGAACAGCTTCAATAGTAAGCTCAGTAACGCCCTGTCTACGGGAAGTATCTTCGTCGGAAATGCCGCGAATCAGGCCGCGGCGGTCACAATGTCTGGCGATGCGACGTTATCTTCGGCGGGTGTATTGTCCCTTTCCGCAATTTCGACCCCGGGAACTTATTCAAAAGTTACCGTCGACGCCAAAGGACGCGTAACCAGCGGGGCCGCCCTGGCGCCAGCGGATATTCCGGGCTTGCCCTGGGCACAGATCACTAGTGGTCTGCCTTCAAACCTTGCAGGGTATGGAATCACGGATGCGATTAAGAATGCGGGAGGTACACCTAGCATTCAATCCGGTTTGGATTTAGATAGACCCACCATAGGCACAGTGGGACGTCTTTACGTCGCCACGGACACGCAAAAAATTTATCGCGATAATGGATCTTCTTGGGATCTTTTAAGCTCGGGAATTTCGACAGGTGCAACGGGGATTGCGGGTGGAGACCTATCGGGAACTTATCCCAATCCAGCGGTTGCAAAAATTCAAGGGCGGGAAGTCGCCTCGACAACGCCAGCCGCAGGTAACGTCTTAAGGTATTCGGGTACGACATGGACCCCTTCGTCGCTAGCGATGGGGGATCTGACTGGAGTGCTGCCCGTCGCGCAAGGCGGAACCGGAGCCAATGCACTTTCTCCCAATCGACTTCTTATCTCTAACGGTGCCGGAACGGCGATCACCCACTTGACGTGTGCGGCAGGGCAGATGTTGGTCTTTGATGCGGCGGCTATCGCCAGTTGCTCTAGTTTTGCTGCTTCGACCGTGATTCTTAGGGATGGAAATTCATACGGGTCCGCGATGACGATTGGGACCAATGACAGCCAGGATCTGAACTTTGAAACTGTCGGGGCCGCACGCATGACGGTGACGAGTACTGGTCGCGTCGGTATCGGCACGACCAATCCCTTGTCCAAATTGGATGTGACTAGTGATGGCAGCTCTTCGATCATTCGCGCTACGACGGTGTCAACCCAAGCCTCTGACTACTCTTCGTTCTATGGTTATGCCGCTCGCGGCACCCTTGGATCTCCGACGCATCCGTTGTCGGGGCAGGGAATTGCGGGGTTTTATGGGGCCAATGCGATCAACCCCTTGGGTTATGCGGGAATGACGATTTCTGCTTCTGAGGATCACACAGGCTCCGCACAGGGTATGGCACTTGATTTGGTGGTAACTAAAAATGCCACAACCACGCCGGTCTCTGGATTGAGGATTGCGAATGACGGAAAAGTGGGCTTCGGAACTTTCAGCCCCTTTTTCAAAGTGCATGTTTCAGATGACTTGACCACAACACCTCTGGGAATTACTTCTGCCAATAGCACAGCGACCGGTCTACGTCTGCAAAACACCAGTGGTAGTAATATGAGTGCCTGGAATATTGGTCAGGTCGGAAATGCCTCGTCATGGGGTAATTTAGGAACGCTGGCCTTTAAACATGATGCCGTTTCCACACCGATAATGACGCTGATACCTTATGGTGGAACGAATGGCGGCGTCGGCATCAACATGACGACTTTCACTGGATATGCTCTTTACGTGAACGGGGCTGCGACGGGCACCTCATGGACGAATCTTTCGGACCGCAGATATAAAAAAGATATTGCCACTTTGCCCGAGGCTTTGAATAAAGTTTTGCAACTTCGTGGGGTGTCGTTTGTCTGGGATCAAGAAAACTTCCCTGATAAAAAATTTCAAGAGGGGCAGGATATCGGGGTGATTGCTCAAGAAGTCGAGGCGGTTTATCCCGAGGCCGTTACGACCTCTGCGGATGGTTACAAATCCGTTGCGTATTCAAAACTGGTCGCGCCGTTGATTGAAAGTACCCACGAACTATATGGAATGTGCAAAGCTCAGGCTTCACAAATCGCCAGTCTTGAACGAAAAATTGCATCGTTGGAAGAAGCCAAAGCCTTGAATGAGGAACGGCTGCAAAATCTAGAAAAAGAAAATGCCGCTTTGAAAAAAGATCTCGAATTGATCAAACAGAAATTAGGCCTCTAG
- a CDS encoding outer membrane lipoprotein-sorting protein yields MKTLLAVCTFVFAVQASAQENPAEWVKKADNIRNPAESYEMKIRVETPENNSVFQVFLQGQDKTLIVTKEPARDKGRNMLMLDRDFHAYVPNLKRSMRLSLAQKLSGQVSNGDISRTRWYGDYDVTKEADNGKEVQLLLKGNKDNLTYAWIRLWLKKGSFEPLRAEYLGLNGKTVLKKAFFEDYKNMAGAVRPTTLKIEDTNKQVSYVRILDMGKKTFGESFFTVRNMESMK; encoded by the coding sequence ATGAAGACACTTTTAGCCGTATGCACCTTTGTATTTGCAGTTCAGGCATCAGCTCAGGAAAATCCCGCAGAGTGGGTTAAAAAAGCCGACAACATTCGCAATCCCGCCGAATCCTACGAGATGAAGATCCGTGTTGAAACGCCGGAAAACAACTCTGTCTTCCAGGTCTTTCTTCAGGGACAGGACAAAACTTTGATTGTTACAAAAGAACCGGCTCGGGATAAGGGCCGTAACATGTTGATGCTGGATCGTGATTTTCACGCTTACGTTCCGAATTTGAAACGGTCCATGCGACTGTCTCTGGCTCAGAAACTTTCTGGGCAGGTTTCTAATGGAGACATTTCACGTACGCGTTGGTACGGCGATTATGACGTTACCAAGGAAGCGGACAACGGGAAAGAAGTGCAGCTTTTGCTCAAAGGAAACAAAGACAATTTAACTTATGCCTGGATTCGTCTGTGGTTAAAAAAAGGAAGCTTTGAGCCTTTGCGTGCTGAATATCTGGGTTTGAACGGAAAGACCGTTCTAAAGAAAGCCTTTTTTGAAGACTATAAAAATATGGCCGGAGCCGTTCGGCCGACAACCTTAAAAATTGAAGATACAAATAAACAAGTCAGTTACGTGCGAATCCTGGATATGGGAAAAAAAACCTTCGGAGAATCCTTTTTCACAGTTCGTAATATGGAAAGCATGAAGTGA